One genomic region from Lysobacterales bacterium encodes:
- the queA gene encoding tRNA preQ1(34) S-adenosylmethionine ribosyltransferase-isomerase QueA, with amino-acid sequence MRGCAVPNETPVKKTDFDFDLPPELIAQAPLPERSASRLLHLQADGGYTDRHVRDLQELLQPGDLLVFNDTRVIPARLFGHKDSGGRVEILIERITGTHEARAQLGVSKSPKAGVRITLDAGGEFEVLGREGEFYLLRLLGDEALEKLLLRAGRLPLPPYIQREPGQDDAERYQTVFARHVGAVAAPTAGLHFDEPLLAQLRARGIEMGHITLHVGAGTFQPMRADSVHEHTMHSEWLNVGAELVEQIRRTRAAGRRVIAVGTTVVRALETAMREGEVQPFAGDTQIFIFPGYRIRSVDALITNFHLPQSTLMMLVSAFCGRERILDAYRHAVEQRYRFFSYGDAMLLEPEAQAAGIGD; translated from the coding sequence CTGCCGCCCGAGCTGATCGCCCAGGCACCGCTGCCCGAGCGTTCGGCCAGTCGCCTGCTGCATCTGCAGGCCGATGGTGGATACACGGATCGGCACGTCCGCGATCTGCAGGAGCTGCTGCAGCCGGGCGATCTGCTGGTGTTCAACGACACCCGCGTGATCCCGGCCCGGCTGTTCGGCCACAAGGACAGCGGTGGCCGGGTCGAGATCCTGATCGAGCGCATCACCGGCACCCACGAGGCGCGCGCGCAGCTGGGCGTCAGCAAGTCGCCGAAGGCGGGCGTGCGCATCACCCTGGATGCCGGCGGCGAGTTCGAGGTGCTGGGCCGCGAGGGCGAGTTCTATCTGCTGCGCCTGCTCGGCGACGAGGCGCTGGAGAAGCTGCTGCTGCGCGCCGGGCGCCTGCCGCTGCCGCCCTACATCCAGCGCGAGCCCGGGCAGGACGACGCCGAGCGCTACCAGACCGTGTTCGCCAGGCACGTCGGTGCGGTGGCAGCACCCACCGCGGGATTGCACTTCGACGAGCCCCTGCTGGCGCAGCTTCGCGCACGCGGCATCGAGATGGGGCATATCACCCTGCACGTGGGCGCGGGCACCTTTCAGCCGATGCGCGCCGACAGCGTGCACGAGCACACCATGCACAGCGAGTGGCTCAACGTCGGCGCCGAGCTGGTCGAGCAGATCCGCCGCACCCGCGCCGCCGGCAGGCGGGTGATCGCAGTCGGCACCACCGTCGTGCGTGCGCTGGAGACCGCGATGCGCGAGGGCGAAGTGCAGCCCTTCGCCGGCGATACCCAGATCTTCATCTTCCCCGGCTACCGCATCCGCTCGGTCGATGCGCTGATCACCAACTTCCACCTGCCGCAGTCGACCCTGATGATGCTGGTCTCGGCCTTCTGCGGCCGCGAGCGCATCCTCGACGCCTATCGCCATGCGGTGGAGCAGCGCTATCGCTTCTTTTCGTATGGCGATGCGATGCTGCTTGAGCCGGAGGCTCAAGCAGCGGGGATTGGGGATTAG